From the genome of Cellvibrio japonicus Ueda107, one region includes:
- a CDS encoding MgtC/SapB family protein — protein sequence MLYDYREPLEIAMHLLGALVAGGVIGLERSYHGRPAGFRTHTLVCLASSLLMTLTFYQSSWLPDVPLNTVRADPARMAQGIMTGIGFLGAGVIFKEGLSVRGLTTAASIWITAAIGILIGVGFYFPAGVAVILTLGTLSLFRLIEARMPSQSYVHHQISFARNHIMPETELITLLNRQGFTVSNISYRINGDSQFEYRMVLQTRNLANVSHLANMWRQDTSVREFRISPTGD from the coding sequence ATGTTGTACGACTACAGAGAACCACTGGAGATTGCCATGCATTTGCTCGGCGCCCTGGTTGCCGGTGGCGTTATCGGGCTTGAGCGCAGCTATCACGGACGACCTGCCGGTTTTCGCACACATACCCTGGTGTGCCTTGCATCCAGCCTGTTGATGACACTGACCTTCTATCAATCCAGCTGGCTGCCGGATGTCCCGCTCAATACCGTCAGGGCCGACCCGGCACGGATGGCTCAAGGCATCATGACCGGCATAGGTTTTCTCGGGGCCGGGGTTATTTTCAAAGAGGGATTGAGTGTTCGCGGACTGACGACTGCCGCCTCTATCTGGATTACCGCGGCGATTGGCATCCTGATTGGCGTCGGCTTTTATTTTCCGGCAGGTGTTGCAGTGATCCTTACCCTGGGCACACTGTCGCTGTTTCGCCTTATCGAAGCCAGGATGCCCAGTCAATCCTATGTCCATCACCAGATCAGTTTTGCGCGCAACCACATCATGCCCGAAACCGAATTAATTACCCTGCTTAACCGACAGGGTTTTACGGTATCCAATATCAGCTATCGCATTAATGGTGACAGTCAATTCGAATACCGCATGGTGTTGCAAACCCGCAACCTCGCCAACGTATCCCACCTGGCCAATATGTGGCGACAAGATACCAGTGTCCGTGAATTCCGTATTTCTCCAACGGGAGACTAG
- a CDS encoding porin yields the protein MSSNLLSRSNGSLGNQHSFARKTLPATIGIVLSLLAAHQASANTAGLNFYGRANVSADFLDNGTDSDLNVSSNSSRIGVRASTDIAEGLKGLLQVETQINYDNGSGNLANRDTFIGLEGGFGRVRLGQIDTPLKQIRSAVDFFGDQIGDLRNVTRLNGSTGAPYTSQDFDARFRNGVYYNTPAFGGGFVFNLHYTPQVNEGANLEEDTAAYSTSLTYEAGNLYFSVATEQWETTNDSNALRVGARYKFTNLTLSGLFQQATIKNQALEEDVQTFGIGASYKLSSTWVAKGQIYTLDPKDRDDSGTTLAVVGADYILSNQFRLLFAYAQADNDELARYRITGGGGYGDAVATTVGETASGFSLGLRYDF from the coding sequence ATGTCATCTAATTTATTGTCGCGGTCAAATGGATCCTTGGGTAACCAGCATTCATTCGCTCGCAAAACCTTACCTGCCACTATCGGTATTGTTCTCAGCCTGCTCGCCGCACACCAGGCATCTGCCAATACAGCGGGATTGAATTTCTACGGCCGTGCCAACGTCTCTGCTGACTTCCTGGACAATGGTACAGACAGTGACCTCAACGTCTCCAGTAACTCCAGCCGCATCGGTGTACGCGCCAGTACCGACATTGCGGAAGGATTGAAAGGCCTGCTCCAGGTAGAGACCCAGATCAATTACGACAATGGCAGTGGCAACCTGGCCAACCGCGATACGTTCATCGGCCTTGAAGGCGGTTTTGGTCGCGTACGCCTTGGCCAGATTGATACACCACTTAAACAAATTCGCTCTGCCGTCGATTTCTTTGGCGACCAGATCGGTGACCTGCGCAACGTAACCCGCCTTAACGGCAGCACCGGCGCACCTTACACCAGCCAGGATTTCGATGCGCGTTTCAGAAACGGGGTTTACTACAACACCCCGGCATTTGGTGGCGGTTTTGTATTCAACCTGCACTACACGCCACAAGTGAACGAAGGCGCTAACCTGGAAGAAGATACCGCGGCCTACAGCACCTCTCTTACTTACGAAGCGGGCAACCTGTATTTCTCTGTTGCCACTGAGCAATGGGAAACGACCAATGACTCCAACGCCCTGCGCGTCGGTGCCCGTTACAAATTCACCAACCTGACATTGAGCGGCCTGTTCCAGCAAGCCACCATCAAAAACCAGGCGCTTGAAGAAGATGTACAAACCTTTGGTATCGGTGCCAGCTACAAGCTGTCATCCACCTGGGTTGCCAAAGGCCAGATTTATACCCTGGACCCCAAAGACCGGGATGACAGTGGTACTACCCTGGCTGTAGTCGGTGCCGATTACATCCTGAGCAACCAGTTCCGTTTGTTATTCGCCTATGCACAGGCTGATAACGATGAACTGGCGCGTTACCGTATTACCGGTGGTGGCGGTTATGGCGATGCAGTTGCCACTACAGTTGGTGAAACGGCAAGCGGCTTCTCCCTGGGCCTGCGTTACGATTTCTAA
- a CDS encoding class II glutamine amidotransferase: MCQLLGMSCREPATINFSLEGFQARGGLTDEHKDGWGIAFFETDSAHNRCRIFLDHQPAANSALLDNIKAQQIKSRLILAHIRKATFGDVSLRNCHPFQRELWGQTWVFSHNGDLHNFHPLLSGRYLPVGETDSERAFCYLLERLEQYFPQATAQKPPDYRAIYQALRALSQEIAAFGTFNMMLSNGDLLFTHCSTHLAYVERRYPFTRVTLVDSETSLDLSAHNSPADQMIVIATKPLTRDETWTCYQPGESLLFRAGSAVAGSHRYPLSPTTEQSMEQSTQPSLTLHTGYPAVTINWAMA, encoded by the coding sequence ATGTGTCAATTGCTGGGAATGAGTTGCCGAGAACCCGCCACCATCAACTTTTCGCTGGAAGGGTTCCAGGCCCGTGGCGGCCTGACTGACGAGCATAAAGATGGTTGGGGCATTGCCTTTTTTGAAACCGATTCAGCGCATAATCGCTGCCGGATTTTTCTCGACCACCAACCCGCGGCTAATTCAGCCCTGCTTGATAACATCAAAGCGCAGCAGATTAAATCGCGCCTTATCCTGGCACATATCCGCAAGGCAACCTTTGGCGATGTCAGCCTGCGCAACTGCCATCCATTCCAGCGCGAGCTCTGGGGCCAGACCTGGGTGTTCTCACACAATGGCGACCTACACAATTTTCATCCGCTGTTGAGCGGTCGCTATCTTCCTGTGGGCGAAACAGACAGTGAACGCGCCTTCTGTTATTTGCTGGAACGACTGGAACAGTATTTTCCGCAGGCAACCGCACAAAAACCGCCGGATTATCGGGCGATCTACCAGGCCCTGCGCGCCTTGAGCCAGGAAATTGCCGCCTTTGGCACCTTCAATATGATGCTGTCCAACGGCGACCTGCTGTTTACCCACTGCTCCACCCATTTGGCGTATGTGGAGCGCCGCTATCCTTTTACACGGGTCACCCTGGTCGATAGTGAAACCAGCCTGGACTTGAGTGCGCACAATTCACCTGCAGACCAGATGATTGTGATTGCCACCAAACCGCTGACGCGCGACGAAACCTGGACCTGCTATCAACCGGGTGAAAGTTTACTGTTTCGCGCCGGTTCAGCGGTGGCAGGTAGCCATCGCTACCCGCTTTCACCTACAACAGAACAATCCATGGAACAATCTACGCAACCCTCTTTAACACTGCACACCGGCTACCCTGCTGTCACCATAAATTGGGCAATGGCATGA
- a CDS encoding acyl-CoA dehydrogenase family protein, with protein MGISEASATTAIPTELRHSSSIATPASVITPITAAVISSEEEAIAIAHQVAEDIAAIARDASENNQIPWRQAERLSQSGLTAIFVPRHLGGLGASIKTVVDVVRIISRADGGVGQLLQIHNVMIRGVFTRPDDAFRQRLVSDILNGKRFGNALAETGGKNKFAHNTRVEKTADGKYVLNGRKFYSTGSYLAEWISLTASSDLGPVGVLLHRDTPGLTLVDDWRAFGQQHSVSGTVIFDNVTVDERFIPKPGSPARAMARTGLTWPQILHAAIDTGIARGALAAATDYLRNHSRPWVDADVERAADEPHIIKRIGEYAVAVRGAEALLRYAADIFDQHLLDPDNTELQDELILAVASARAQSDHASLFVSSDMFSLLGASASLTKWNLDRFWSDARVHTTHDPIRWRLHHVGNYYLNGVPPDEYGAAIRAKRAELAAAANPDA; from the coding sequence ATGGGTATTTCCGAAGCTAGCGCCACAACAGCCATTCCTACAGAGTTACGCCACTCATCATCTATTGCCACACCGGCTTCAGTGATAACGCCCATAACAGCAGCTGTCATTAGCAGCGAAGAGGAAGCGATTGCGATTGCCCATCAGGTTGCTGAGGATATTGCCGCGATCGCCAGGGATGCCAGCGAAAATAACCAGATCCCCTGGCGCCAGGCAGAGCGCCTGTCGCAATCCGGGCTGACCGCTATTTTTGTACCGCGGCACCTCGGTGGATTGGGCGCGTCGATCAAGACAGTGGTTGATGTGGTAAGAATCATCTCACGCGCTGATGGTGGTGTTGGCCAATTGCTGCAAATCCATAACGTCATGATTCGCGGTGTCTTTACCCGTCCGGACGATGCGTTTCGCCAAAGGTTAGTGAGCGATATCCTGAATGGAAAACGCTTTGGCAATGCACTGGCAGAAACAGGGGGCAAGAATAAATTTGCGCATAACACGCGTGTTGAAAAAACGGCAGATGGAAAATATGTACTGAATGGGCGTAAGTTTTATTCAACAGGCTCCTACCTGGCCGAATGGATATCCCTGACAGCCTCATCCGATTTGGGCCCTGTAGGTGTGCTTTTACACAGGGATACGCCGGGCTTGACCCTGGTAGATGACTGGCGTGCCTTTGGCCAGCAGCATTCTGTCAGTGGAACGGTTATTTTTGACAATGTCACCGTTGATGAGCGTTTTATCCCCAAACCCGGAAGTCCCGCCAGGGCAATGGCACGCACAGGATTAACCTGGCCGCAGATTTTGCACGCGGCGATCGATACAGGTATTGCCCGTGGTGCCCTGGCGGCAGCAACCGATTATTTACGCAATCACTCGCGCCCCTGGGTCGATGCAGACGTGGAGCGTGCCGCCGATGAGCCGCATATTATTAAACGCATTGGCGAATACGCAGTGGCGGTGCGCGGCGCCGAAGCATTATTGCGTTACGCCGCCGATATATTTGACCAGCACCTGCTTGACCCTGACAACACTGAATTACAAGACGAACTTATTCTTGCAGTTGCATCCGCCAGGGCACAATCCGATCACGCCTCCCTGTTTGTTTCCAGCGATATGTTTTCCCTGCTCGGTGCCAGCGCATCGCTGACGAAATGGAACCTGGATCGCTTCTGGTCCGATGCGCGCGTGCACACCACCCACGATCCGATTCGCTGGCGCCTGCACCATGTCGGCAACTATTACCTGAATGGTGTCCCGCCGGATGAATATGGTGCTGCCATTCGCGCCAAGCGCGCCGAACTGGCAGCGGCGGCCAACCCGGATGCCTGA
- a CDS encoding LLM class flavin-dependent oxidoreductase yields MPVEFVGGLFPRNQLAGPGGSNQGGIDLEYLRDLARAHEHAGFDSVLTLTHDPLLTASYAAAHTERLKFMIAHRPALIAPTIAARAFATADHYTGGGRLRLHAITGITAEPGHGEFLLDKDERYARTSEYLDIVKLAWTSDKPFDYEGKYFNVKDAFIPLKPLTKPHIPISLGGSSDAAYPVAARHTDLYALWGEPLADVKEQIGKLRAAAQQAGVETPRVSLSVRLIIGPTEELAWKKAREIQATLEKNYQPIAGRVPGTGTKRLLAAASRGERHDKALWLSTATAVGATHDSTALVGTPDTIVEALLDYYDIGVTTFLNRGYEPLYDALDYGRWIIPAVREEVKKREQQAAKKSA; encoded by the coding sequence ATGCCTGTTGAATTTGTCGGTGGGCTTTTCCCACGCAACCAATTAGCCGGCCCCGGCGGCAGTAACCAGGGCGGTATTGACCTTGAATATTTGCGCGACCTGGCACGGGCACACGAGCATGCCGGATTTGACAGTGTACTGACCCTAACCCACGATCCCTTGCTAACAGCCAGTTACGCCGCTGCACATACCGAGCGACTTAAATTTATGATCGCCCACCGCCCGGCACTCATCGCGCCTACCATTGCAGCGCGCGCATTTGCCACAGCCGACCATTACACCGGTGGCGGTCGCCTGCGCCTGCATGCGATTACCGGTATCACCGCGGAACCGGGACACGGGGAATTCCTGCTTGACAAGGATGAGCGCTATGCGCGTACCAGTGAATACCTGGATATTGTCAAACTGGCCTGGACCTCCGATAAACCCTTCGATTACGAAGGCAAATACTTCAACGTCAAAGACGCATTCATTCCATTAAAGCCGTTAACCAAACCACATATTCCTATTTCCCTCGGAGGCTCTTCTGATGCGGCCTACCCGGTGGCTGCACGCCATACCGATCTTTATGCGCTATGGGGTGAACCACTGGCCGATGTCAAAGAACAGATCGGGAAATTACGTGCAGCGGCGCAACAAGCCGGTGTCGAAACACCGCGTGTCAGCTTATCGGTACGCCTGATTATTGGCCCGACGGAAGAATTGGCCTGGAAAAAAGCCCGGGAGATTCAGGCAACCCTGGAAAAAAATTACCAACCTATTGCCGGTCGTGTTCCCGGTACCGGCACCAAGCGCCTGCTTGCGGCAGCTTCACGCGGCGAACGCCACGATAAAGCCCTGTGGTTATCGACCGCCACAGCCGTCGGGGCAACCCACGATTCCACTGCCCTGGTAGGGACACCGGACACCATTGTTGAAGCCCTGCTGGATTACTACGACATAGGTGTTACCACCTTCCTGAATCGCGGTTATGAGCCGCTGTATGACGCCCTGGATTACGGCCGCTGGATTATTCCCGCCGTGCGTGAGGAAGTGAAAAAACGCGAACAACAGGCAGCAAAAAAAAGCGCCTGA
- a CDS encoding TonB-dependent receptor, translating to MSTSNTARAIDQLALSEDVLAFIEKTRDEASLAFQVFRETNTITANGTVGFVERIPGHELLVELGDYTLVGARAGIQTDRWSLFLFANNLTNTLAKTSSGNVLGGSIEAITSAPPRTLGINLNTQF from the coding sequence ATGTCTACATCCAATACCGCCCGTGCTATTGATCAGCTGGCACTCAGTGAAGACGTTCTTGCCTTTATCGAAAAAACCCGCGATGAAGCCAGCCTGGCATTCCAGGTTTTCCGCGAAACCAACACCATTACCGCCAACGGTACGGTTGGTTTCGTCGAGCGGATACCCGGCCATGAACTGCTGGTTGAGCTGGGCGATTACACCCTGGTGGGCGCGCGTGCCGGTATTCAAACCGACCGCTGGAGTTTATTCCTGTTTGCCAACAACCTGACTAACACCCTGGCTAAAACCTCATCCGGCAATGTACTGGGAGGCTCAATTGAAGCCATTACCAGCGCGCCGCCGCGCACCCTGGGAATTAACCTCAACACCCAATTCTAG
- a CDS encoding PQQ-binding-like beta-propeller repeat protein, translating into MKLFHRSIHVRPRFYSSLFVSLLMAASACSTTASVGSSPVGKKHADKTVDVRKLTQRWTYPLYAPVSATPVVVGEQLWVAAENGNLYAFDVKARRLQWLYHTEAAIVSTPVVADGRVHFLSRDGFVYALEQHSGKLLWRFATGGEQRFAAIGGYGYPASAGPVPDPWDFYGSSPLVIDGTLYVGSSDHHVYALDAATGDQRWRFNTGAPVHSSPVYAGGNILIGNWETKLYALDAQTGSERWQFQGGTDPQYSAMQGFTASPRVDSQRVYIGARDGFFYALRLTDGSLAWKYDAASSWVLSSAAIDDKQVYLGTSDTGLFLALDKKTGQEKYRKNTRLWTYASPVIAENRYVFAATMAGEIYAYDKNTGQEQWYYQTVEGRRDINDIVDNHTGKLRSEKLFAPDVQMQAAVEQVKALGAFVASPIWVNQQLIAVSANGNIVLFDTGHRKGAD; encoded by the coding sequence ATGAAGCTATTTCATAGATCTATCCATGTTCGTCCCCGTTTTTATTCATCCCTGTTTGTTTCCCTGCTGATGGCCGCCAGTGCCTGTAGCACGACAGCCTCTGTCGGGTCATCGCCTGTGGGCAAAAAGCACGCGGATAAAACGGTCGATGTGCGCAAATTAACCCAGCGCTGGACTTACCCGCTATATGCACCTGTATCGGCAACACCGGTGGTGGTGGGTGAACAACTGTGGGTAGCGGCAGAAAATGGCAATCTCTACGCCTTTGACGTAAAGGCGCGGCGCCTGCAATGGTTGTATCACACTGAGGCCGCCATAGTGTCTACCCCTGTTGTTGCCGATGGGCGAGTGCATTTTTTAAGCCGTGATGGTTTTGTCTACGCATTGGAGCAGCACAGCGGAAAACTCCTGTGGCGATTTGCCACTGGCGGTGAACAGCGTTTTGCGGCTATTGGCGGCTATGGCTATCCCGCCAGCGCCGGGCCTGTGCCCGATCCCTGGGATTTTTATGGCTCGTCGCCCCTGGTCATCGACGGCACCCTGTATGTCGGCAGCAGCGATCATCACGTCTATGCACTGGATGCTGCTACAGGCGATCAGCGCTGGCGTTTTAATACCGGTGCGCCGGTACACTCATCTCCTGTGTATGCCGGCGGAAATATTTTGATTGGCAACTGGGAGACCAAACTCTACGCCCTGGATGCACAAACGGGCAGCGAGCGCTGGCAATTCCAGGGTGGGACTGATCCGCAATACAGTGCCATGCAGGGCTTCACCGCCTCGCCGCGCGTCGATTCGCAGCGGGTTTATATCGGCGCGCGCGATGGTTTCTTTTATGCGCTGCGTTTAACCGATGGCAGCCTTGCCTGGAAATACGATGCCGCCAGCAGCTGGGTACTCAGCAGTGCGGCTATCGATGATAAACAGGTTTACCTGGGCACATCCGATACCGGTTTATTCCTCGCGCTGGATAAAAAAACCGGCCAGGAGAAATACCGCAAAAATACCCGTTTATGGACCTATGCGTCGCCGGTCATTGCTGAAAACCGCTATGTCTTTGCCGCAACTATGGCCGGTGAAATCTATGCCTATGACAAGAATACCGGCCAGGAGCAGTGGTATTACCAGACGGTGGAAGGACGTCGGGATATTAACGATATTGTGGATAACCACACCGGTAAATTGCGCAGTGAAAAATTATTTGCTCCCGATGTGCAAATGCAGGCGGCGGTGGAGCAGGTCAAGGCTCTGGGGGCTTTTGTGGCATCTCCCATATGGGTAAACCAGCAATTGATTGCGGTCAGTGCCAACGGCAATATTGTGTTATTCGATACAGGGCATCGCAAAGGTGCTGACTGA
- a CDS encoding TonB-dependent receptor plug domain-containing protein: protein MSAKLFLNPRDKSFSHTLLYSAVVLSVFSAGAVVAQVDDRKKTQESKTLETVIVHGNKVNSADDVLPGRKVRGIYGTETSVVDTPRSVSQINAEQLAKDPIFSADDLIKYTPGLTKGGGQNAGIAPIFRAQGSEVFQDGQRGYSVRHPANLNAYEGADIVAGPSSVVFGSATGSGGYINYLTKKPKFDQQQTRINGVLGTWVPDGDSRSGSRVTLDTTGPISEDLAYRVSITRQRWEDYYDNVESNFDAYYGAIAWQPSSNFRLDWNVSYDDYFDWNITHGWNRASQELVDSSQYWAGRATPIIQNGSNYWSPVFATGAADSTVLGWVRRSRDTATGKYLVVEDSFQTTSPNTLQSPGVVRGWIYDPTLAGNELVKLSPQVSQRAEDQNTSERTKSQLRLQWDLAANISLVNSTYFQDSADTTDATATFQVQSKDKIVDNRTEFLWKGEYNLFNLSVVHDTNTGVIYRNEKNRSIAANNSFFHINAYDISLDTSTKSPQYLFGITDLNPAGGNAAWIGENAGVRVYSEYFGYLNFPGMVAIENGKKLYAETYASYTSQADWTTVTAFTQHNFLFENRYGLNLGASRSYVDASIKNPLADLDPQGRERKDSDSYSLYAGQVSLYVKPTENSSVYVTYDRSIAINTGGFASTLSWGANSTANPNGANELNDLAFDSLSELYEVGYKTNIGDNLFWSIAWFEQARDTNPDQFNNIARFHVTGVESVLRYQFSEQLRSGLNLTKIEGYNEYQSQAGFAPRGFVADGSTVFSDNNVLNLLPAGRFDAVQIPEYTLSGFVDYRFTSGFGVELSAWWTSDWYVNLSKTVKIPNEFNIDSTFYYRADNWSAALQVLNLTDELNFVNGLSAPTNTFLQPMRGRSVQAQFEYKF, encoded by the coding sequence GTGTCAGCCAAGCTGTTTTTGAATCCACGCGATAAGTCTTTTTCGCATACCCTGTTGTATAGCGCTGTGGTGTTAAGTGTTTTTTCGGCAGGAGCTGTTGTGGCCCAGGTCGATGACAGGAAAAAAACGCAGGAATCCAAAACCCTGGAAACCGTGATTGTACATGGCAATAAAGTCAACAGCGCTGACGATGTGTTGCCGGGCCGCAAGGTCAGGGGAATTTATGGCACTGAGACCTCTGTTGTGGATACGCCGCGCTCAGTGTCACAAATTAACGCAGAACAACTGGCAAAAGACCCCATTTTCAGCGCTGACGATTTAATTAAGTACACACCCGGTTTAACCAAGGGCGGTGGACAAAATGCCGGTATTGCGCCTATTTTTCGCGCCCAGGGTTCCGAGGTATTCCAGGATGGACAGCGTGGCTACAGTGTGCGTCACCCCGCGAACCTGAATGCCTACGAAGGGGCGGATATTGTGGCTGGCCCATCGTCGGTTGTGTTTGGCTCTGCAACAGGTAGCGGTGGTTACATCAACTATTTGACCAAGAAACCTAAGTTCGACCAGCAGCAAACACGTATCAACGGTGTATTGGGAACCTGGGTTCCCGATGGCGATTCACGCAGCGGTTCCCGCGTAACGCTGGATACTACAGGCCCAATCAGTGAAGACCTGGCATACCGCGTCAGTATCACCCGTCAACGCTGGGAGGATTATTACGATAATGTTGAAAGCAATTTTGATGCTTATTATGGCGCGATTGCCTGGCAGCCCAGTTCGAATTTTCGCCTTGATTGGAATGTCAGCTATGACGATTATTTTGACTGGAATATTACCCACGGCTGGAACCGTGCATCGCAGGAACTGGTAGACAGCAGCCAATACTGGGCCGGGCGTGCTACGCCGATTATCCAGAATGGCAGTAATTACTGGTCCCCTGTTTTTGCAACCGGTGCGGCAGATTCGACCGTGCTGGGCTGGGTACGTCGCAGCCGCGATACGGCTACGGGAAAATACCTGGTTGTTGAGGATAGCTTCCAGACAACATCACCCAATACCCTGCAGTCGCCCGGCGTGGTGCGTGGATGGATTTATGACCCGACTTTGGCAGGTAATGAGCTGGTGAAATTGTCACCCCAGGTTTCGCAGCGCGCTGAAGACCAAAATACTTCCGAGCGTACCAAGAGCCAATTGCGTTTACAGTGGGATTTGGCAGCCAATATCAGCCTGGTTAACAGCACCTATTTCCAGGACTCGGCCGACACCACCGATGCAACAGCCACCTTCCAGGTGCAGTCCAAAGACAAGATTGTTGATAATCGCACCGAGTTCCTGTGGAAGGGGGAATATAACTTGTTCAATCTCTCTGTGGTTCATGACACCAACACCGGTGTGATCTACCGCAACGAGAAAAATCGCTCAATCGCGGCCAATAACAGTTTTTTCCATATCAATGCCTATGATATTTCCCTGGATACTTCGACCAAAAGTCCGCAATACCTGTTTGGTATTACAGACCTAAACCCTGCCGGTGGTAATGCTGCCTGGATTGGTGAAAACGCCGGTGTGAGGGTTTATTCCGAGTATTTCGGTTATTTAAACTTCCCGGGTATGGTCGCTATTGAAAATGGCAAAAAACTCTATGCCGAGACTTATGCGTCTTATACATCCCAGGCAGATTGGACCACGGTCACGGCATTTACCCAGCATAATTTCCTGTTTGAAAATCGCTATGGTTTGAACCTGGGCGCAAGCCGCAGCTATGTTGATGCCAGTATTAAAAACCCGCTGGCCGATCTCGATCCGCAAGGGCGTGAGCGTAAGGACAGTGATAGCTACAGCCTTTATGCCGGCCAGGTCAGCCTGTATGTCAAACCCACCGAAAATAGCTCGGTTTATGTAACCTATGATCGCTCTATTGCGATTAATACCGGCGGTTTTGCCAGTACCCTAAGCTGGGGGGCTAATTCAACGGCAAACCCGAATGGTGCCAACGAATTAAATGACCTCGCGTTTGACAGTTTGAGTGAGCTCTATGAGGTAGGTTACAAAACCAATATTGGCGATAACCTTTTTTGGTCTATCGCCTGGTTTGAGCAAGCCAGGGATACCAATCCGGATCAATTCAACAATATTGCCCGTTTTCATGTAACTGGTGTTGAATCGGTATTGCGTTATCAATTTAGCGAACAGTTGCGCTCGGGATTGAACCTGACAAAAATTGAAGGCTATAACGAATACCAATCACAAGCCGGTTTTGCGCCACGCGGCTTTGTTGCGGATGGCAGTACGGTATTCAGTGACAACAATGTTCTGAATCTATTGCCCGCCGGCCGTTTTGATGCGGTACAAATTCCTGAATATACCCTGAGTGGTTTTGTCGATTACCGTTTTACGTCCGGTTTTGGTGTAGAACTCTCTGCCTGGTGGACCAGTGATTGGTATGTAAACCTGAGTAAAACAGTGAAAATCCCCAATGAATTTAATATTGATTCCACGTTTTACTACCGCGCCGACAACTGGAGTGCTGCATTACAGGTACTTAACCTGACCGATGAATTGAACTTTGTAAATGGGCTATCGGCGCCAACCAACACCTTTCTGCAACCTATGCGGGGTCGTTCAGTGCAGGCGCAATTTGAGTACAAATTTTAA